One segment of Theobroma cacao cultivar B97-61/B2 chromosome 9, Criollo_cocoa_genome_V2, whole genome shotgun sequence DNA contains the following:
- the LOC18588093 gene encoding uncharacterized protein LOC18588093 translates to MMASNTQNNVEQQQPAQSQRIQIYPTTNPGVSPFWRDKYERDAKKYWDQFYRRHQDRFFKDRHYLDKEWDQYFSGSGRKVILEVGCGAGNAVFPLIATYPDVFVHACDFSPRAVNLVKAHKEFTETRVSAFVCDLTTDDLSKQISPASVDVVTMIFVLSAVSPEKMPSVLQNIKKVLKPNGYVLFRDYAVGDLAQERFSGKDQKISENFYVRGDGTRAFYFSNEFLTSLFKEQGLDAEELGLCCKQVENRARELVMNRRWVQAVFRYSDCVNSFPSSEAPTKAVVEPVEDVVDMSEGMAVEMFGVPTTNDNEVINIELDCRNFKIKVLSKEYQHTCKSTGLMLWESARLMAAILARNPNIVAGKRVLELGCGCGGICSMVAVRSANTVVATDGDRKALELLTQNITSNLRPPFLTKLITKRLEWGNRDDIEAIKALNPEGFDLIIGTDVTYIPEAILPLFSTARDLMSSNRSAGRDEAPALILCHIFRRVDEPSLLSAASQFGFRLVDKWAKASAADQSQSLISSWFPEDRFKGHIPTSALNIMYFQID, encoded by the exons ATGATGGCTTCCAATACGCAAAACAATGTGGAGCAGCAACAACCGGCACAGTCACAGAGGATACAAATATACCCTACCACTAACCCTGGAGTTTCTCCCTTTTGGAGAG ACAAGTATGAAAGAGACGCTAAGAAGTATTGGGATCAATTCTACAGGCGGCATCAAGATAGA TTTTTCAAAGATCGGCACTACTTGGACAAGGAGTGGGATCAGTATTTCTCT GGAAGTGGAAGAAAAGTTATTCTGGAG GTTGGCTGTGGAGCTGGAAATGCTGTATTCCCTTTGATTGCCACTTACCCAGATGTTTTTGTTCATGCATGTGACTTTTCACCCCGTGCAGTTAATTTGGTTAAG GCACATAAAGAGTTCACTGAGACTCGTGTCAGTGCTTTTGTCTGTGACCTGACGACTGATGACCTTAGCAAACAGATTTCTCCAGCCTCTGTTGATGTTGTAACCATG ATTTTTGTGTTATCTGCAGTATCCCCAGAGAAGATGCCTTCAGTCTTGCAGAACATCAAAAAAGTTCTCAAG CCAAATGGTTATGTGCTGTTTCGAGACTATGCTGTTGGAGACCTTGCTCAG GAAAGGTTCTCTGGCAAGGATCAAAAAATCAGTGAAAACTTCTATGTCAGGGGTGATGGCACT CGtgctttctatttttctaatGAGTTCTTGACAAGCTTGTTTAAAGAACAAGGACTTGATGCTGAAGAACTTGGTTTGTGTTGCAAACAAGTTGAGAATCGAGCACGTGAATTGGTGATGAATCG GCGTTGGGTCCAAGCTGTATTTCGCTATTCAGATTGTGTAAACTCTTTCCCTAGTTCAGAGGCTCCTACTAAGGCTGTTGTGGAGCCTGTTGAAGATGTGGTTGACATGTCTGAAGGTATGGCAGTCGAAATGTTTGGAGTTCCAACTACTAATGATAatgag GTTATTAACATTGAGCTTGACTGCCGCAATTTCAAGATCAAAGTACTATCCAAAGAGTACCAACACACGTGCAAATCAACTGGCTTGATGTTGTGGGAATCAGCTCGTTTGATGGCTGCTATCCTTGCAAGAAATCCAAATATTGTCGCAGGGAAAAGGGTTTTGGAATTGGGGTGCGGCTGTGGAGGCATCTGCTCAATGGTTGCCGTCAGATCTGCAAACACTGTGGTTGCCACTGACGGAGATAGAAAAGCACTTGAGTTATTGACCCAAAATATCACATCAAACCTTAGACCACCATTTTTAACTAAACTTATTACGAAGAGACTAGAATGGGGAAATAGGGATGATATCGAAGCCATTAAAGCCTTGAATCCTGAAGGCTTTGATTTAATCATAGGAACAGATGTTACTTACATTCCTGAAGCTATTTTACCTTTGTTTTCAACTGCAAGAGATTTGATGTCATCTAACAGAAGTGCTGGCAGGGACGAAGCGCCGGCACTAATTCTCTGTCATATCTTTCGGCGAGTTGACGAGCCGTCTCTACTTTCAGCTGCATCTCAATTTGGTTTTAGGCTCGTAGACAAGTGGGCAAAAGCAAGTGCAGCCGATCAGTCTCAAAGCTTAATCAGCTCTTGGTTTCCAGAGGACAGGTTCAAGGGGCATATCCCTACTTCGGCACTAAATATCATGTATTTCCAAATAGATTGA